The following proteins are encoded in a genomic region of Nicotiana sylvestris chromosome 4, ASM39365v2, whole genome shotgun sequence:
- the LOC104233517 gene encoding uncharacterized protein, with the protein MDNELVFDNVKFEKAKAIARYNRFQNMMKMLQIFEVVVAVVLISWSWTRVPVAVKLSGEVLVQVSAFLFKPHVVFLIGNGIIVAIVVLCRQTDAGSNDSVTDDILSEEILHNEVQQPIVTATCGGDVPILSCDSSPVTAEPSVATTEDKQVVSSELKVPEIQSNDVATAIDTATKQIQKFKRSQSEKLKREIATASSHRELRRSETDMRRLVVRPGDGKSTVPVEAVDTLSNEEFRHTIEAFIKKNQIFFEKQRLAEAEPEKYERIGIKAF; encoded by the coding sequence ATGGACAACGAACTAGTGTTTGATAACGTGAAATTTGAGAAAGCGAAAGCAATTGCTAGGTACAATCGGTTtcaaaatatgatgaagatgcTGCAAATTTTCGAAGTGGTTGTGGCGGTTGTGTTGATTTCCTGGTCCTGGACTCGTGTTCCGGTGGCCGTTAAACTCTCCGGCGAGGTTTTGGTTCAAGTCTCGGCTTTTCTGTTTAAGCCTCACGTCGTTTTTCTCATCGGCAACGGTATTATCGTTGCAATCGTGGTACTCTGCCGTCAAACTGACGCCGGAAGCAACGACTCCGTTACGGATGATATCCTCAGCGAAGAAATTCTCCATAACGAAGTTCAACAGCCGATCGTCACCGCTACATGCGGCGGCGATGTGCCGATTCTATCCTGTGATTCTTCGCCGGTGACGGCGGAGCCTAGTGTTGCAACTACCGAAGATAAACAGGTCGTTTCCTCGGAGTTGAAGGTTCCGGAGATTCAAAGCAATGACGTGGCAACGGCGATAGATACAGCGACGAAGCAGATACAGAAGTTTAAAAGGAGTCAATCGGAGAAATTGAAGCGAGAAATAGCGACGGCGAGTTCACACCGAGAGCTCCGGCGTTCGGAAACAGATATGCGGCGGTTAGTCGTCCGTCCCGGCGATGGGAAATCAACGGTACCAGTGGAAGCCGTGGACACACTGAGCAACGAAGAATTTCGGCATACAATTGAAGCTTTTATTAAGAAGAATCAAATATTCTTTGAAAAACAGAGGTTAGCTGAAGCAGAGCCTGAAAAGTATGAACGAATCGGTATCAAAGCCTTTTGA
- the LOC104233521 gene encoding protein FAR-RED IMPAIRED RESPONSE 1-like → MASDDSLLNEYEWVDVDSHESFNNVVHLDDDDDEEADGEYHGEANDDEEEVLGNELELCDVDREMENEFTEKDVVVGPISGMARIHKIKFTTKSNNCKDRLVAVLDDSDYWRISKVVHDHNHDFLPSVLRLMAGHRSVCDSLKRDLVAHDRSGNRPSKNIRLAEVQRGGPQNLGCTPKDCRNYILKSRNFEMQEGDAQSLLNFFREIQIKDNEFFYSIDVDNIGRLRNVVWVHSHFKAVYEQIQDAICFGTTYLVNRYNMLCATFFGINHHRQSILLGCALMSHEDIDSYKLVFRTWIDAMGKVHPDAVIADQCQSIKVVIAEVMPNTIHRYCIWHIFSKLPLYLSGVRSSKIAHGEFKSMVLDSITVEVFERKWTEYIARYNLHTRNWFNKLYSEKEKWDHVYLDVYFWAGMLSMQRSEGMHAFFDGYITRQSTLRMFVYQYE, encoded by the exons ATGGCATCAGACGATAGTTTGTTGAATGAATACGAATGGGTCGATGTTGATTCTCACGAAAGTTTCAACAATGTTGTGCacttagatgatgatgatgatgaagaagccGATGGAGAATATCATGGAGAAGCTaatgatgatgaggaggaagtttTAGGAAATGAGTTAGAATTATGTGATGTTGATCGGGAAATGGAGAATGAATTCACTGAAAAGGATGTAGTTGTAGGTCCAATCTCTGGAAT GGCTAGGATTCACAAAATCAAGTTTACCACCAAGAGTAACAATTGTAAAGATAGGCTAGTTGCTGTTTTGGATGATTCTGATTATTGGCGCATCTCTAAGGTCGTTCACGATCACAATCATGATTTTCTCCCATCCGTATTACGCCTGATGGCTGGACATAGGTCTGTTTGTGATTCTTTGAAGAGGGATCTTGTAGCTCACGATCGATCTGGCAATAGACCCTCCAAGAATATTAGACTTGCTGAGGTTCAACGTGGTGGACCGCAAAATTTGGGTTGTACTCCAAAGGATTGTAGAAATTATATTTTGAAAAGTAGGAATTTTGAAATGCAAGAAGGGGACGCACAGTCGCTACTCAACTTTTTTCGTGAAATCCAGATAAAGGATAATGAGTTTTTCTATTCAATAGATGTTGATAATATTGGTAGGCTGCGAAATGTGGTATGGGTGCATTCACACTTTAAGGCAGTGTATGAGCAAATCCAAGATGCAATATGCTTTGGTACGACGTACCTTGTGAATCGATATAATATGCTATGTGCTACATTTTTTGGCATCAATCACCATAGACAGTCCATCTTACTAGGATGTGCTCTCATGTCTCATGAAGACATCGATAGTTACAAATTAGTTTTTAGAACTTGGATTGATGCCATGGGAAAAGTTCATCCAGATGCGGTCATAGCTGATCAGTGTCAGAGCATTAAGGTAGTCATTGCTGAAGTGATGCCAAATACAATACATAGGTAttgtatttggcatatattctcaAAGTTGCCTCTTTACTTAAGTGGTGTTCGTTCTTCTAAAATTGCACATGGAGAATTTAAATCCATGGTCCTTGATAGCATTACTGTTGAAGTTTTTGAGAGAAAATGGACAGAATATATTGCAAGGTATAATTTACATACAAGGAATTGGTTCAACAAGCTTTACTCTGAGAAGGAAAAATGGGATCATGTGTACCTTGATGTGTATTTTTGGGCTGGTATGCTATCTATGCAAAGAAGTGAGGGGATGCATGCGTTCTTTGATGGATATATTACCCGTCAAAGCACTCTTAGGATGTTTGTTTACCAGTATGAGTGA